A genomic stretch from Arachis stenosperma cultivar V10309 chromosome 3, arast.V10309.gnm1.PFL2, whole genome shotgun sequence includes:
- the LOC130966298 gene encoding uncharacterized protein LOC130966298, whose protein sequence is MKDPESFQIPCIRRDINIEKALCDLGASINLMSLPMMRRMKIKEAKPTRMVLQLADKTFKFSHGVVEDLLVKVGEFIFPADFVVLDIEEEANTSIILGRAFLATAGAIIDVQKGELILRLHEEKMVFNIFNAMSYPKESIGECMMVDTIKQIVQGVLEEE, encoded by the coding sequence ATGAAGGACCCAGAAAGCTTCCAAATCCCCTGCATCAGAAGGGATATTAATATTGAAAAAGCCTTGTGTGACCTGGGAGCCAGCATCAATCTCATGTCTCTACCCATGATGAGGAGGATGAAGATTAAGGAggccaaaccaacaagaatggtACTTCAATTGGCTGACAAAACATTTAAGTTTTCACATGGGGTAGTGGAAGATttgttggtgaaagtgggagaATTCATTTTTCCAGCTGACTTTGTTGTGCTGGATATAGAAGAAGAGGCTAATACATCAATCATCCTAGGAAGAGCATTCCTAgctactgctggagccatcattgatgtgCAAAAAGGGGAACTAATCTTGAGATTGCATGAAGAAAAGATGGTCTTCAACATCTTTAATGCAATGAGTTACCCCAAGGAATCCATAGGAGAGTGCATGATGGTAGACACCATCAAACAGATAGTTCAAGGAGTTTTGGAAGAAGAATAA